A genome region from Setaria italica strain Yugu1 chromosome III, Setaria_italica_v2.0, whole genome shotgun sequence includes the following:
- the LOC101766894 gene encoding auxin-responsive protein IAA31 — translation MEVVAADVDSCLKATELRLGLPGTEEKALPTPPSTPRGKKREGNTGAEEAAKKRDGETAPPAAKAQVVGWPPVRSYRKSCFQQSSSSATKTKPAPAPEEKAPPAAGAGSALFVKVSMDGAPYLRKVDLKMYKGYRELREALEAMFLGFSGGAADAPAVNPSDFAVTYEDKDGDLMLVGDVPFDMFISTCKRLRIMKGSEARGLGSVKNN, via the exons ATGGAGGTCGTGGCCGCCGACGTCGACAGCTGCCTGAAGGCGACGGAGCTGAGGCTCGGCCTGCCGGGCACCGAGGAGAAGGCgctgccgacgccgccgtcgactcCCAGAGGCAAGAAGCGCGAGGGGAACAccggcgccgaggaggccgccaAGAAGCGCGATGGCGagaccgcgccgccggccgccaa GGCTCAGGTGGTGGGATGGCCGCCGGTGAGGTCCTACAGGAAGAGCTGCTTCCAGCAGTCAAGCAGCAGCGCCACCAAGACcaagccggcgccggcgccggaggagaaggccccgcccgccgccggtgcTGGCAGCGCGCTGTTTGTCAAGGTGAGCATGGACGGAGCCCCTTACCTGAGGAAGGTGGACCTCAAGATGTACAAGGGCTACCGCGAGCTCAGGGAGGCCCTGGAGGCCATGTTCCTCGGcttctccggcggcgccgccgacgcgccggCCGTCAACCCCTCCGACTTCGCCGTCACCTACGAGGACAAGGACGGCGACCTCATGCTCGTCGGAGACGTGCCCTTCGA CATGTTCATCAGCACCTGCAAGAGGTTGAGGATCATGAAGGGATCCGAGGCAAGAGGCCTGGGGTCAGTGAAGAACAACTGA